A window from Lepus europaeus isolate LE1 chromosome 20, mLepTim1.pri, whole genome shotgun sequence encodes these proteins:
- the TRIL gene encoding TLR4 interactor with leucine rich repeats, with amino-acid sequence MEAALAVRFLLALCGCLALLPRAEPVCPERCDCQHAQHLLCTNRGLRAVPKTSSLPSPQDVLTYSLGGNFITNITAFDFHRLGQLRRLDLQYNQIRSLHPKTFEKLSRLEELYLGNNLLQALAPGTLAPLRKLRVLYANGNEIGRLSRGSFEGLESLVKLRLDGNALGALPDAAFAPLGNLLYLHLEANRIRFLGKNAFAQLGRLRFLNLSANELQPSLRHAATFAPLRSLSTLILSANSLQHLGPRVFQHLPRLGLLSLRGNQLTHLAPDAFWGLQALRELRLEDNRLSQLPLALLDPLRSLEALDLSGNELSALHPATFGHLGRLRELSLRDNALSALSGDIFAASPALYRLDLDGNGWTCDCRLRGLKRWMGDWHSQGRLLTVFVQCRHPPALRGKYLDYLDDHQLQNGSCTLPSPSVFPTAEGRRPLPPTAAGEEGTTPPAGSLGEALPPQPQPQPQQRGRFPAGLALDVAARELVSNRSALRMSRRGPVLQQLGPSAAAAVGPAPRLLELHQQPDAARAEPTPTAVPASAPAGDPWQRAAKQRLAAGQQERATQPDGGLGLPPLVSDPCDFNKFILCNLTVEAVGADSASVRWAVREHRSPRPLGGARFRLLFDRFGQQPKFHRFVYLPERSDSATLRELRGDTPYLVCVEGVLGGRVCPVAPRDHCAGLVTLPETGSRGGVDYQLLTLALLAVNALLVLLALAAWASRWLRRKLRARRKGGAPVHVRHMYSTRRPLRSMGTGVSADFSGFQSHRPRATVCALSEADLIEFPCERFMDSVGAGPSGSLRREDHLLQRFSD; translated from the coding sequence ATGGAGGCGGCCCTCGCCGTGCGCTTCCTGCTCGCCCTGTGCGGCTGCCTGGCGCTGCTGCCGCGAGCCGAGCCCGTGTGCCCGGAGCGCTGCGACTGCCAGCACGCCCAGCACCTCCTGTGCACCAACAGGGGGCTGCGCGCCGTGCCCAAGACCAGCTCGCTGCCGAGCCCCCAGGACGTGCTCACCTACAGCCTGGGCGGCAACTTCATAACCAACATCACCGCCTTCGACTTCCACCGCCTGGGGCAGCTCCGGCGCCTGGACCTGCAGTACAACCAGATCCGCTCCCTGCACCCCAAGACCTTCGAGAAGCTCTCGCGGCTGGAGGAGCTGTACCTGGGGAACAACCTCTTGCAGGCGCTCGCCCCGGGCACGCTGGCGCCGCTGCGCAAACTGCGAGTCCTCTACGCCAACGGCAACGAGATCGGCCGCCTGAGCCGCGGCTCCTTCGAGGGCTTGGAGAGCCTGGTGAAGCTGCGGCTGGACGGGAACGCCCTCGGGGCGCTGCCGGACGCAGCCTTCGCGCCGCTGGGCAACCTGCTCTACCTCCACCTGGAGGCCAACCGGATCCGCTTCTTGGGCAAGAACGCCTTTGCCCAGCTGGGCAGGCTGCGCTTCCTCAACCTCTCTGCCAACGAGCTGCAGCCCTCCTTGCGCCACGCGGCCACCTTCGCCCCGCTGCGCTCCCTCTCCACCCTCATCCTGTCGGCCAACAGCCTGCAGCACCTCGGCCCCCGCGTCTTCCAGCACCTGCCCCGCCTCGGGCTGCTCTCGCTCAGGGGCAACCAGCTCACGCACCTGGCGCCGGATGCCTTTTGGGGGCTGCAGGCCCTGCGCGAGCTGCGCCTGGAAGACAACCGGCTGAGCCAGCTGCCCTTGGCGCTGCTGGACCCCCTGCGCAGCCTGGAGGCCCTGGACCTGAGTGGCAACGAGCTGTCCGCGCTGCACCCGGCCACCTTCGGCCACCTGGGCCGGCTGCGCGAGCTCAGCCTGCGCGACAACGCGCTCAGCGCCCTTTCCGGGGACATCTTCGCTGCGAGCCCGGCCCTCTACCGGCTGGATCTGGACGGCAACGGCTGGACCTGCGACTGCCGGCTGCGGGGCCTGAAGCGCTGGATGGGCGACTGGCACTCGCAGGGCCGGCTGCTCACCGTGTTCGTGCAGTGTCGCCACCCGCCCGCCCTGCGGGGCAAGTACCTGGATTACTTGGATGACCACCAGCTGCAGAACGGCTCTTGCACGCTTCCCTCGCCCTCTGTCTTCCCGACCGCCGAGGGCAGGCGACCACTGCCACCCACTGCCGCGGGGGAGGAGGGCACGACGCCCCCTGCGGGAAGTCTCGGGGAGGCGCTgccgccgcagccgcagccgcagccccaGCAGCGGGGGCGATTTCCAGCCGGCCTGGCCTTGGACGTGGCCGCCAGGGAGCTCGTGAGCAACCGCAGCGCCCTGCGGATGAGCCGCCGGGGCCCGGTCCTCCAGCAGCTCGGCCCCTCTGCCGCTGCTGCCGTGGGCCCCGCTCCCCGTCTCCTGGAGCTGCACCAGCAGCCCGATGCCGCCCGCGCCGAGCCCACGCCGACGGCCGTGCCCGCCTCCGCGCCCGCCGGCGACCCCTGGCAGCGCGCAGCGAAGCAGCGCCTGGCCGCGGGGCAGCAGGAGCGTGCCACTCAGCCCGACGGCGGGCTCGGCCTTCCGCCGCTGGTGTCCGACCCGTGCGACTTTAACAAGTTCATCCTGTGCAACCTGACGGTGGAGGCGGTGGGCGCCGACAGCGCCTCGGTGCGCTGGGCAGTGCGCGAGCACCGCAGTCCCCGGCCGCTAGGCGGCGCCCGCTTCCGCCTGCTCTTCGACCGCTTCGGCCAGCAGCCCAAGTTCCACCGCTTCGTCTACCTGCCCGAGCGCAGCGACTCGGCCACGCTGCGCGAGCTGCGCGGGGACACCCCGTACCTGGTGTGCGTGGAGGGCGTGCTCGGCGGCCGGGTCTGCCCCGTGGCGCCCCGCGACCACTGCGCGGGGCTGGTCACCCTGCCCGAGACGGGGAGCCGGGGCGGTGTGGACTACCAGCTGCTGACCTTGGCCCTGCTGGCGGTCAACGCGCTGCTGGTGCTCTTGGCCTTGGCGGCCTGGGCGTCGCGCTGGCTGCGGAGGAAGCTGCGCGCCCGGCGGAAAGGCGGCGCCCCCGTGCACGTGCGCCACATGTACTCCACACGCCGGCCGCTGCGTTCCATGGGCACCGGCGTGTCCGCCGACTTCTCCGGGTTCCAGTCGCACCGGCCGCGCGCCACGGTGTGCGCGCTCAGCGAGGCAGACCTCATTGAGTTCCCGTGTGAGCGCTTCATGGACAGCGTGGGCGCGGGGCCCAGTGGCAGCTTGAGGCGGGAGGACCACCTCCTGCAGCGGTTCTCGGACTAG